The Candidatus Poribacteria bacterium genome contains a region encoding:
- a CDS encoding SDR family NAD(P)-dependent oxidoreductase: protein MQLTDKVAIITGGGRGIGRAVAIAYAAEGASVVIAARSSAQLDKVATEIAAQGGKVLALPTDLRIREEVEHLVQKTVAHFGRIDILVNNAGINPRGLFLDSTDEEWEQGWQINVMGVVHCCRAALPIMQQQGSGNIINVGSGMGQVGRSNLSVYCASKAALHGLTQSIAEEVWEDGIIANVLIPGPVKTELSKPAWENSGTFRAQSDPWKEPEQVVASALFLATQSPATGMTGQILSIMRRNSP, encoded by the coding sequence ATGCAACTCACAGACAAAGTCGCTATTATCACGGGTGGCGGTCGCGGCATCGGTAGAGCTGTCGCCATCGCCTATGCAGCCGAAGGTGCGAGCGTCGTCATCGCTGCGCGGAGCAGTGCCCAACTCGATAAAGTCGCTACAGAGATAGCAGCACAAGGTGGCAAAGTCCTCGCCCTGCCAACCGACTTACGAATCCGCGAAGAAGTGGAACACCTCGTCCAGAAGACCGTAGCGCATTTCGGACGGATAGACATTCTCGTCAACAACGCCGGTATCAATCCGAGAGGCTTATTTTTAGATTCTACCGATGAAGAGTGGGAACAGGGATGGCAGATTAATGTGATGGGCGTTGTGCATTGTTGCCGCGCCGCGTTACCAATCATGCAGCAGCAAGGCAGCGGGAATATCATCAATGTTGGCTCTGGAATGGGACAGGTCGGACGTTCAAATCTAAGCGTCTACTGTGCTTCTAAAGCGGCACTGCACGGATTGACACAATCAATTGCTGAAGAAGTCTGGGAAGATGGCATCATCGCGAACGTCCTTATCCCGGGTCCCGTGAAAACAGAACTTTCAAAACCCGCTTGGGAAAATTCAGGAACTTTCAGAGCACAAAGCGATCCGTGGAAGGAACCGGAGCAGGTTGTTGCATCGGCACTTTTCCTCGCGACGCAATCCCCTGCTACCGGCATGACA